A DNA window from Zingiber officinale cultivar Zhangliang chromosome 3A, Zo_v1.1, whole genome shotgun sequence contains the following coding sequences:
- the LOC122050555 gene encoding type I inositol polyphosphate 5-phosphatase 1-like: protein MKQTPNKPWQVFWPKVVLKKWLNIRGDNSEFSADEGEDDEEENSGCEGDSERKVRGLEKTNDDELESLPYKLRRRNSETLRAQYIDTKELRICTGTWNVGGRAPPDDLDVAKWIDMEEPADIYVFGVQEIVPLNAGNIFGAEDNTPVAKWEHLIRTTLNSIRTVKPKYKCHSDPPSPSRFRPSEDATTIIVDGLLSDETISDIDEEDDYHDNEENATSFSDSTNTLDSNFDHDESIRPSGIKKFQRLNHFTLVDFDANSVMPLIQEKKLLRTLSTAERIGLAWPEQPLDLLPKHTLTNSSSFKATKSFRKYNSFRPIGSVVKDSSGRDLAAELDLNIVSCRRKRLAFVRIISKQMVGIYLSIWVRRDLKKYIQNLKVSPVGVGVMGYIGNKGSVSISMSIYQTLFCFTCCHLSSGEKSGDELHRNADVQEIHRKTQFSTIAQAGVPKRIHDHERIFWLGDLNYRIDLSFEKTHELISSKNWSMLLERDQLIRELKKGGAFDGWSEGVMNFPPTYKYEFDSTSYVRDDHKGGKRNPAWCDRILWFGKGVKLLNYRRAELKLSDHRPVTAIFTVEVEIFCHRKLQKALTLTDAEIEIGFDIEMVHPGIEESFGWLGR from the exons ATGAAGCAGACTCCGAACAAGCCGTGGCAG GTTTTCTGGCCTAAGGTGGTGCTCAAGAAATGGCTGAACATCAGAGGCGACAACTCAGAGTTCAGCGCTGATGAAGGCGAAGACGATGAGGAAG AGAATTCTGGCTGCGAGGGGGACAGTGAGAGGAAGGTAAGAGGATTGGAGAAGACAAATG ATGATGAGCTAGAGAGCCTCCCATACAAGTTGAGAAGAAGGAATTCAGAGACTCTCCGGGCACAATATATCGATACCAAAGAACTCAG AATCTGCACAGGAACTTGGAATGTTGGTGGACGAGCTCCACCTGATGATCTTGATGTAGCAAAGTGGATAGACATGGAGGAGCCTGCTGATATCTATGTATTTGG CGTCCAAGAGATTGTTCCCTTGAATGCCGGCAACATCTTCGGTGCCGAGGACAATACGCCAGTTGCAAAATGGGAACATCTCATTCGGACAACACTAAATAGTATTCGGACAGTGAAACCCAAGTATAAATGTCACAGTGATCCTCCCTCTCCATCTAGATTTAGACCATCTGAAGATGCTACTACCATCATTGTGGATGGACTATTGTCTGATGAGACTATCAGTGACATAGACGAAGAGGATGATTATCACGACAATGAAGAGAATGCCACTAGTTTCAGTGATTCGACGAATACTCTAGATTCTAATTTCGATCATGATGAATCCATTAGGCCATCTGGCATAAAGAAGTTTCAAAGGTTGAATCATTTCACTCTTGTTGATTTTGATGCCAATTCGGTTATGCCATTGATTCAGGAAAAGAAGCTACTCAGGACACTTAGCACAGCAGAGAGGATTGGATTAGCTTGGCCAGAACAACCACTAGACTTGCTGCCTAAACACACTTTAACTAATTCAAGTTCATTCAAGGCAACCAAGTCTTTCCGAAAATACAATTCTTTCCGGCCGATCGGTAGTGTTGTCAAGGATTCATCAGGAAGAGATTTGGCTGCTGAACTTGATCTGAATATAGTGTCATGTAGAAGGAAGAGATTGGCCTTTGTCAGGATAATCAGCAAACAAATGGTTGGGATATACCTTTCAATATGGGTTCGTCGTGACTTGAAGAAGTACATTCAGAACCTGAAGGTATCTCCGGTCGGTGTAGGTGTCATGGGTTATATCGGAAACAAA GGTTCAGTATCAATCAGCATGTCTATATACCAAACCTTATTTTGCTTCACATGTTGCCACCTCTCTTCGGGCGAAAAAAGTGGGGACGAACTTCATAGGAATGCAGACGTGCAAGAAATCCACCGTAAAACACAATTTAGTACGATTGCTCAAGCTGGAGTGCCTAAAAGAATCCATGATCATGA AAGAATATTTTGGCTAGGAGATCTAAACTACCGCATCGATTTGTCGTTTGAAAAAACACATGAACTCATTTCCAGCAAGAATTGGAGTATGTTGCTAGAGAGAGACCAG CTGATTCGAGAGCTAAAGAAAGGGGGTGCTTTCGACGGATGGTCGGAGGGTGTTATGAACTTTCCGCCAACTTACAAGTATGAATTCGACTCGACAAGCTATGTGAGGGATGATCACAAGGGCGGGAAGAGAAATCCTGCATG GTGCGACCGCATTCTATGGTTCGGAAAGGGTGTAAAACTCCTAAACTATAGGAGAGCTGAGCTGAAGCTCTCCGATCACCGGCCGGTGACGGCCATTTTCACAGTTGAAGTTGAGATCTTTTGCCATAGAAAGCTTCAGAAGGCTCTGACTTTAACAGATGCCGAGATAGAAATTGGTTTCGACATTGAGATGGTTCATCCAGGAATCGAA GAGAGCTTTGGATGGTTGGGGCGATGA